A window from Drosophila yakuba strain Tai18E2 chromosome 3L, Prin_Dyak_Tai18E2_2.1, whole genome shotgun sequence encodes these proteins:
- the LOC6532207 gene encoding probable G-protein coupled receptor Mth-like 14: MNLGHWNVFLAVISLQMFFNASAQISTENNTIKESNNSNILYNNTLNGTSSDVLDALISSSPVVSSTPVVSSTPVASSTPVVSSTPVVPETYSTEAAITVTEATPSNFAPAQSPVERPLDPADCSQREKYRKQPIATQSSRLRKCCPHGENLNIFRENQSDSMCDNGLLSFEPTIISAVLFDNCIEDLEIETKLDYDIGNPCNSSLLYDDKEDVFFVLQDGSLLIIDKFGNESYTVKEHYCLDIDKSGHLFAFTCVTQVEEQIAFAKVIFVAVLMLISMPCLLLVSYLHMTLRLLRNLHGLSLSLMSLCLASGYFVHSVVHIYGIPNQGFIGYVIQFCILSYFFWYLCICFNVLLNVWYKLPCCIQCPKSWAIFNFACYAVFAFSGPATIVALTVQKGLPGMPSYFLQGLTESIRDSQRYFIPPVSTILFLSFLLNIISFFGFQRISGYIKAEKSIQEQKSLFDQQKYEDVKKDAKCVSLLGIILVVSWLLEIITFYSGSNSNYLVLCDMVNGLQGVWVLLIFLVVRRRRTIILRWWYDRGSHEIEGTELQALSNSPT, translated from the exons ATGAATTTAGGCCACTGGAATGTTTTCCTGGCTGTAATAAGtttacaaatgtttttcaaCGCCTCCGCACAGATAAGCACCGAAAATAACACCATAAAGGAATCAAACAACTCAAA TATTTTGTATAACAACACATTAAATGGCACTTCGAGTGATGTGCTGGACGCCTTAATATCTTCATCGCCGGTTGTATCCTCAACACCGGTTGTATCTTCAACACCGGTTGCATCTTCAACACCAGTGGTATCCTCAACACCAGTTGTACCTGAAACATATTCGACAGAAGCGGCAATAACTGTTACAGAAGCTACGCCTTCAAACTTTGCTCCTGCTCAAAGTCCTGTGGAAAGACCGCTGGATCCTGCGGACTGTTCGCAGCGGGAGAAATACAGAAAACAACCAATTGCAACACAATCGTCGCGTTTAAGAAAATGCTGCCCACATGGAGAAAACTTGAATATATTTAGGGAAAACCAGAGCGATTCCATGTGCGACAATGGACTTTTAAGCTTTGAACCGACTATAATAAGCGCAGTTCTGTTTGACAACTGCATCGAAGACTTGGAGATCGAGACTAAGCTGGACTACGACATAGGAAATCCGTGTAACAG TTCTCTCTTATACGACGACAAAGAGGACGTTTTCTTCGTTTTACAAGACGGTTCTTTGTTGATCATCGACAAGTTTGGCAACGAATCATACACAGTGAAGGAGCATTATTGCTTGGATATTGATAAGTCAGGACACCTGTTTGCGTTTACGTGTGTTACCCAAGTGGAAGAACAAATTGCCTTCGCAAAA GTCATTTTTGTTGCGGTTCTGATGCTTATTTCTATGCCCTGCCTGCTATTAGTTAGCTATTTGCACATGACACTTCGCTTACTGCGCAACTTGCATGGTCTGTCGCTAAGTTTGATGTCCTTGTGTTTGGCGTCTGGATACTTTGTGCACTCCGTGGTGCACATATATGGAATCCCCAACCAAGGATTTATTGGCTATGTCATACAGTTTTGTATTTTGAGTTATTTTTTCTGGTACCTATGCATATGCTTCAATGTTCTCTTAAATGTGTGGTACAAGCTGCCTTGCTGCATTCAGTGTCCAAAGAGCTGGGCCATCTTCAACTTTGCGTGCTACgctgtttttgctttttctggACCGGCCACAATAGTTGCACTCACTGTTCAAAAGGGGCTGCCAGGAATGCCGTCTTACTTTCTGCAAG GTCTCACGGAATCCATACGAGATTCCCAGCGTTACTTTATTCCCCCAGTGTCTACTATACTTTTCCTAAGTTTTTTG CTTAACATCATATCGTTCTTCGGGTTTCAACGAATAAGCGGGTACATCAAGGCTGAAAAAAGTATTCAGGAGCAAAAATCTTTGTTTGaccaacaaaaatatgaagaTGTCAAAAAGGA CGCTAAATGCGTTAGCTTACTCGGAATAATATTGGTCGTAAGCTGGCTACTCGAAATAATAACGTTTTACTCGGGCTCGAATTCAAATTACCTCGTACTGTGCGACATGGTGAATGGACTTCAAGGAGTTTGGGTACTGCTTATTTTTCTCGTCGTGCGGAGGCGCCGCACAATAATATTGAGATGGTGGTACGATCGTGGTTCCCACGAAATTGAAGGCACAGAGCTGCAAGCTCTTAGTAATAGTCCCACATAG